From the Bacillus sp. FJAT-22090 genome, the window ATGGCGTAAAGTAAAGGTAGATGGTCATGTAGAGGAAGCGTTGGATACATTGAAACAAATTGTGACAAGTGGAGAATAAAAATGAACATATTATTTTCTTTTCTACCTAAACCAGAGCAACAAGCAAACTTAATACAAAGATTCCCACATGAAAAATTTTATTTTCAAAAACCTTTTGATGAAGAAACCTTGCGGAATGCTGATATATTTGTAACGTATGGTGAAGATTTAAATGTATCTCATATAGAACTGGCAGATAGATTAAAATGGATTATGGTAGCTTCGGCAGGTTTAGAAAAGATGCCTTTGAAGGAAATAGCAAGTCGTAATATACTTGTGACGAATGTTAGAGGCATTCATAAAATACCGATGGCAGAGTCAATTGTCGCGCATATATTATCCATAAAAAAATCACTTCCGATTATTGCTCAAAACCAAAGGGATAGTTTATGGTCAAAGAAAGTGTCTTCATCAGAGCTATTTGATTCAACTGCATTGATTTTAGGACCTGGTGCAATCGGAGGTGAGGTGGGAAGAATCCTGCAGGCTTTCGGCGTCCATACAATAGGGTGCAATCGTAGCGGAGAACAAGCCGATTTTATGAATGAAATGGTTTCTTTTTCTGACCTAAAAAAAGCACTGCCTAAAGCAGATATTGTTATATCTATACTACCAAGTACTGTAGAAACAAGGAATTTATTAACCTCTGAGCATTTTCATTGTATGAAACGTACAGCTATCTTTATGAATTTCGGAAGAGGAGATGTAGTGAAAGAGGAAGTGCTTTTACAGGCATTACAAAATAACTGCATTGCATACACAGTGTTAGATGTTTTTGAAAATGAACCGCTAAAAGAAGATCATCCTTTTTGGAAAATGGAGAATGTAGTCGTTTCTCCCCATGTTTCCAGTCATTCTTCTCAATATGTCGTTCGTGCACTCGATATTTTTTCTGAGAATTTAATGAAGTGGCTTAATGGTGATACTTCATTAAAAAACGTTATTGATTTGGAAAGAGGATACTAATAGTAGTACATATTCCCTTTAATACTGTAAAGTTTGACATTCAATGCTCTTTCTCCTTATACTTATTGTAACAATTACAAACTAA encodes:
- a CDS encoding D-2-hydroxyacid dehydrogenase; this translates as MNILFSFLPKPEQQANLIQRFPHEKFYFQKPFDEETLRNADIFVTYGEDLNVSHIELADRLKWIMVASAGLEKMPLKEIASRNILVTNVRGIHKIPMAESIVAHILSIKKSLPIIAQNQRDSLWSKKVSSSELFDSTALILGPGAIGGEVGRILQAFGVHTIGCNRSGEQADFMNEMVSFSDLKKALPKADIVISILPSTVETRNLLTSEHFHCMKRTAIFMNFGRGDVVKEEVLLQALQNNCIAYTVLDVFENEPLKEDHPFWKMENVVVSPHVSSHSSQYVVRALDIFSENLMKWLNGDTSLKNVIDLERGY